The genomic window catgccCACATATGAGACCTATATACGACACCATTCAGGTTTTTGAAATGTATTGTTCTGTCACAGTAAAAGCCTGGTGATCATCTTGTCTATGTGTTTGCGTTCAGGAATATCTCTTCCGACTGGTGCCTGGCTATGTGGACTCTGGAAAGGGAAAATGCCCCTATGATCCACGCCAAGAAAATGCTGCCGTTCTAATCAGTgagtcttctctctctccctctctcccttcttCCTCCGAAATTCAGAAGAAGTGAGCTGCTATGGCAGAGTCGTGCTTCATTAACATTGATTAATTTTTGTCTCCACACCATTCTCTGCCTTTGCCAGATGGGAACCTGTATGCTGGAGTACATGTAGATTTCATGGGCACAGATCCAGCCATATTCAGGACTCTAGGAGACAGACCTGCTGTCAGGACAGAGCAGTACGActcacggtggcttaatggtagGATGTAAACAGAAAGAGGATgtgttttgagagcaaaaaCCCATACTTAAAACATGGATATTAAGTATAAATGTATAGGGTTGATGCTGAGTTTATAtctgttttaacattttttctttttttattttttttattattatttttaattttttttttttttacatccaatCCTGTTTATTTGGAGCATTTGTATGCAATATTTCTGTGCAATGTAAGCTTCAACATTCACTTTTGCATGcttatagttaaaaaaaaaacaacaacaacaactgtaaaaacattatttacagTTACTCATAATAAACAGTAACAAAATGTTATATGTACATTTCTGTAGCAAAGGTTCCACATTCAGGCACCTTAAAATGCAGCTCCCTTGTTTATTTGGAGTTTTATTTAATCTAATAACTTTGAAATGATTCAGATGTTAGATGGCACAGCATCATTACAGGATCATTAAAGCATCagtattacataaaaaaaataaaacgtatAAATTCTGAGCTCCGAGTTCAGAGTTTCAAactttcatttgtttctttaatatataatataaatattaatatataataatatctgTTTTAACATTAACAGTTATTATACTCTCTTTCTCTTAGAGCCCGTGTTTGTCAAAATTCAGAAAATTCCAGATAGTACAGAGAAGAATGatgacaagctgtattttttctttCGGGAAAAGAGtttggatgcagcaggaggCAGCACCCCCAGTGTGTTGGCCAGAGTGGGCAGAGTTTGTCTGGTGAGAACTTGTACGAATAGAACTGctaagacattttatttagattCTGACATATAATATTCATTCccttaaaaataattaagaacgttttattttattttaagcttCCTACCTAAGGACTAAATCATGCTATACTACATAATGTAAGAACTAAAACATTTATAACATACATGACTTAAGAACTAAAACACTTATAACACACATGAATTAAGGACTATAACATACAACATATACATGATTTAAGAACTGTAACAGTCATAACATACACAAGACATAAGGACtcaacatatactgtacatgactTAAGGACTAAAATACTCATACCTTATACAGTACATGACGTAAGACATGGGactaaaacacttcaaatatatGCATGACCTAAGGATTACTTTCATAActttcataacacactcataacataTGCATGATTTAAGGACTTAAACATTCATAGCATATACATGACTTAAGGACAGAGagctaaaaaaaatcacgtgaaaaaaaaaaacaattacatacATGGCTTAAGGACTAAAACATTCATAACAAAAATGATCTTTCCAGCTTTGAtactaaatggataaaatatcaTTTTCGGGGAAAAACCCCCTGAAGGAAGCAGTATTCCCCCGCTTTTAGTTTATGTGAACATCATTAATGGTACTGTAATGCTCATGGAAGTATATTATCATAGCATGtcataatgtttaaaataatgatGATGTAGTTTCACACTGTTTTATAGAAAAGGGCTTTAATGTATGCCTTTGGTCCATTATTCATCATCTACAGAGAAAATAACATGCATTTTATTGCTAAATTAATGTTATATATCTTAtctgtgtctttttttcccttagAATGATGATGGGGGTCAAAGGTCACTGGTAAATAAGTGGACAACTTTCCTGAAAGCACGTCTGGTCTGTTCTGTAATTGGGATAGATGGAGTAGAGACATATTTTGATGAACTAAGTAAGTAAGACTGTGTATTttgattttttctctctttttttttctttttttttttcattttctgaatCCAGTGGAGTGACAGATTAATGTTTTATGTTCAGGGGATGTCTTCATTCAGCGGACTAATGATGAACGCAATCCTATGGTGTACGCTCTGTTCTCCACTGCTGGGTAAAGATTGAGCAGGAATTTTTAAACTGCACCTTTTCAGATCATCATGTCACTGTGGCCTGTGTAACTCGTTAGATAGCCATAGTGTGTAAGACTACAGTGAAATGGTGATGAGggtctctgcttttctctctcttattagGTCTGTGTTTAAAGgctcagcagtgtgtgtgtattccatGTCTGACATCAGAAATGTCTTTAATGGACCCTTTTCTCATAAACATGGGCACAATTACCAGTGGACGCCTTACACTGGAAAGATTCCTTATCCGCGCCCTGGGACGGTGAGTGCCAACGTGGAGAATCATTATATAATGTGATCCTGAGCAGCAGATTGATTATAAGCCACAATGGCAAATTATTAAGCCTGAAAATCAAATCATTTAATAAACTAGACTGTAGTAGTACTGTAGTGTATTATATTTCATTcccttttaaacattttctacaGAGAGATATTTTTGCCATGCTTTTTTGGGGATTAATGGTTAAAGTGTGCTCTTCTTCTCTCTGATTAAACCCAGtgtcctggaggaacatttacTCCTGGAGTCCACAGCACCAAAGCCTTCTCTGACGAAGCTGTCAACTTTGTGCGTGCTCACCCTCTTATGTATCATCCTATATACCCTACACACAAGCGCCCCCTGGTGGTGCGGACAGGTGTGGACTACCGCTTCACCACTATCGCTGTGGACATGGTGGATGCTGTGGATGGGAGATATGAGGTGCTCTTTCTGGGAACAGGTACATTTCTGAccaaatgtgtttttgtgttttttttactggacTTGTGTATGTGATTAGTTGCATACTTATAAAagtgtgtctttttaaaaacaaacaaactaacaaatgctgaaaataattttataaataattcaagGATGAACATTCTGGCTCTGTTTGATTCTTAAAATTCTCTGAAGTGATGCTTCTGACTTGTTGCTTGATAGACAGAGGAACAGTCCAAAAGGTGATTGTACTACCGAAAGATACAAGCACGACCGAAGAGCTCATTCTTGAAGAGGTGGAGATTTTTAGGGTAAAGgtcatattaaatgtattttttaatgaataaatgagctTTTGACTGAAGATGAAGTCTTTCCTAATAAAAGGTTATGTGTGACAACTGCAATACTACGCAAAACAGCTGAATATCTATCACTGATGTTTTTCAGACACCTGCACCAGTGAGAACTCTGAAAATTTCCTCTAAAAGGGTAAAGGATTATgattgcaatatatatatatatatatatatatatatatatatatatatatatatatatatatatatatatatcaaacacCATATATATGAgctaaatatacagtaaaattctatttaatttattaaattaaaattactattttaattatttgtccAAAACTATTTAACCATTCTACTCATTTACTATTTATTGTTCAAGAAAACATGGAAGAAGacatttaaatggatttttccTGTTTTAGAAATCTTTGTttgaaactgaaatattttaacgTATACAGCTTATACACACCTTTTGCTTACACTTGTAAACTATTATGTTGCGTATGTACATTTAGCATCATATGTAATACGTAAAAATGTGTTACTTATTATATAATTgataatccacagctaggtgTCCTTTtaactgaaaggataaaaaataTGTAACTGTAttttactatggttacagttgtttatggGCAGCACGTTAGATtagaacagtgattaaactgactggaactacctgtgcagtATATGGTTTGAaagcacaccttccagccaaccAGAATccagtattcagacagaccatggtataagagCTGTTAATGACCACCCTACTGCAACACACATCATTGAATCTATTAGAAAAGTgatctattttctataccttTGTTTTGACAGTTTTTTGGAACATGATGGAATCTTGATTGTGGAATATTGCACAAATAACTATTATGAAAAAAAGTAGGCATAGTTCAATACCATGAAGGGCAAAAAGATCAAACCACAGAGTCAAAGGCAAAACAGGGAGCAAAAACCAGAAGAACAAAATCAGAGGTCATGCAAGGTTAGAACTATAGGCTAGAGTGAGCAAAACTGACTGAAGCAGAACTGATTTAATAAATCCTTCATGAAACAGTCTTCAAGTTGACCTATCTATGTGGTGTGACTATGGGCTTTCACTCTATTGTGGCTAACAGCAACAGCTGTACGTGTCATCGGCACGAGGACTTACCCAGGTGTCTTTGCATCGGTGTCCTGCGTATGGTAAAGCCTGCTCAGACTGCTGCCTGGCCAGAGACCCCTACTGCGCCTGGGACGGAGAGAGCTGCTCTGCTTTCACCCCAGCCACCAAGAGGTTGTTATTAACAACTTTATTAACCCAgaacatttttatgttaatgttaatgcatgttattttaacagtgtgtatgtgtatgtgtaagatCAGAATCATGGTTCAGGTTCTTGTTATGGAAAATGTCTGTTGATCTTACTTTAGGAGAAGCAGGAGACAGGATATCAAACATGGCGACCCGTTACGTCAGTGCAGGGGCTTCAACTCTAAAGGTTTGTGCATGTGATTATGAATGCAttaggaaaagagagaaagaaatcccTCTATGCATTTATTCCGATTACACATGTTCTGCTACGTGTCTTACACATTTCGTAGAGAAGggaagtacaaaaaaaataaactaatgaCAGTTCCTATTATTAGGCCACAGTATGTGTAAGCTACATTGAATTGCTTTGCAAATTTGCAGAAACATCGGCAGAAATAGCATCAGCTGCTTAAgcatctcttcctgtctctcagtAGAGAAGCGTCTGAGGGAAACGGTGCAGTTCGGAGTGGAGGGCAGCAGTGCATTTCTGGAGTGCCAGCCCAGGTCTCCTCAAGCTACTGTGAAGTGGTTCTGTCAGAAAGATGGCAAGCGTAAAGCGGTAAGATTCCAAATCAACACTCACAAGCAACTCTGCGAAGATTTTCAGTCATGaaaagc from Ictalurus furcatus strain D&B chromosome 5, Billie_1.0, whole genome shotgun sequence includes these protein-coding regions:
- the sema3gb gene encoding sema domain, immunoglobulin domain (Ig), short basic domain, secreted, (semaphorin) 3Gb isoform X2, with amino-acid sequence METIRALLPLLLLLLSVCAHSCHGNLRPTPRVYLSYKELLETRTIRPFSFSFNTSDYRILHMDQDQGRLYLGSCEYIVSLDMQNINKEPLIIHWPATTQRKAECKMAGKGGQGECANFVRLIEPWNRTHLYTCGTGAYKPICTFINRGWRAEEYLFRLVPGYVDSGKGKCPYDPRQENAAVLINGNLYAGVHVDFMGTDPAIFRTLGDRPAVRTEQYDSRWLNEPVFVKIQKIPDSTEKNDDKLYFFFREKSLDAAGGSTPSVLARVGRVCLNDDGGQRSLVNKWTTFLKARLVCSVIGIDGVETYFDELRDVFIQRTNDERNPMVYALFSTAGSVFKGSAVCVYSMSDIRNVFNGPFSHKHGHNYQWTPYTGKIPYPRPGTCPGGTFTPGVHSTKAFSDEAVNFVRAHPLMYHPIYPTHKRPLVVRTGVDYRFTTIAVDMVDAVDGRYEVLFLGTDRGTVQKVIVLPKDTSTTEELILEEVEIFRTPAPVRTLKISSKRQQLYVSSARGLTQVSLHRCPAYGKACSDCCLARDPYCAWDGESCSAFTPATKRRSRRQDIKHGDPLRQCRGFNSKEKRLRETVQFGVEGSSAFLECQPRSPQATVKWFCQKDGKRKALSRDKDVLKTAHGILLKSLSQSDSGVYHCQATENNFKHTLARVALRILDREIVEALTAPDGPSDPERHHQHDKQHHPPPPPPPPQTLPPPGQTHSQPEVTLINQYCQSYWKQPHKPKRTNRRHTEKQEPEELLVQ
- the sema3gb gene encoding sema domain, immunoglobulin domain (Ig), short basic domain, secreted, (semaphorin) 3Gb isoform X1, with protein sequence METIRALLPLLLLLLSVCAHSCHGNLRPTPRVYLSYKELLETRTIRPFSFSFNTSDYRILHMDQDQGRLYLGSCEYIVSLDMQNINKEPLIIHWPATTQRKAECKMAGKGGQGECANFVRLIEPWNRTHLYTCGTGAYKPICTFINRGWRAEEYLFRLVPGYVDSGKGKCPYDPRQENAAVLINGNLYAGVHVDFMGTDPAIFRTLGDRPAVRTEQYDSRWLNEPVFVKIQKIPDSTEKNDDKLYFFFREKSLDAAGGSTPSVLARVGRVCLNDDGGQRSLVNKWTTFLKARLVCSVIGIDGVETYFDELRDVFIQRTNDERNPMVYALFSTAGSVFKGSAVCVYSMSDIRNVFNGPFSHKHGHNYQWTPYTGKIPYPRPGTCPGGTFTPGVHSTKAFSDEAVNFVRAHPLMYHPIYPTHKRPLVVRTGVDYRFTTIAVDMVDAVDGRYEVLFLGTDRGTVQKVIVLPKDTSTTEELILEEVEIFRTPAPVRTLKISSKRQQLYVSSARGLTQVSLHRCPAYGKACSDCCLARDPYCAWDGESCSAFTPATKRRSRRQDIKHGDPLRQCRGFNSKVEKRLRETVQFGVEGSSAFLECQPRSPQATVKWFCQKDGKRKALSRDKDVLKTAHGILLKSLSQSDSGVYHCQATENNFKHTLARVALRILDREIVEALTAPDGPSDPERHHQHDKQHHPPPPPPPPQTLPPPGQTHSQPEVTLINQYCQSYWKQPHKPKRTNRRHTEKQEPEELLVQ